GACTATGCAATAATTTGACAAAAACAGCAATTTTGTAAAGAATAATTCGCCTTGACTTTTTAAGGAAATAGATTTATTTGAATAGGGCATAATGATTAGAAATGGACTTTCTTTTGAAATCCCCTTTTCTCACAGAGCACACAAAGAGCACAAAGGAAAGAATGAATGCTCTCTGCGGACTCTGTGTTCTCTGTGAGAGATAGTTTCATTAATTTCACACTGTATTTTAATGGGTAACTTATGAAATATATTTATCTGACTTCAATCCTAGTTCTCCTAAACTGCTCCTCGGAAGAGACGAAAGAGATTATACCGTTAAGCGACACATCCTATGAAGTGAAGTTCGCACCCTGCGTTTGTAAAAGAGAGGACTTGGTGGTTCACGCGAAGAAAACCATTGTGATGCAGGGTGTCAAAGATTACGAAGAATTTACCTCTAAAGACGTTGAACCAGAATTAGAATCTAAAATTATTGAAGAGGACTATGATAATTTCTTGTATGATTTTTCTCTCGATACAAAGCCGAAGAATGATTTGGAAACCGGAAGGGATATTATAACGGCAAATGGCAAAGTGAAACAAGAAGAGATAAACCAGTTCGTCGAAAAAAATCCCAAAACGAGTCCTCCGAGAGTTTCAGATATAAATTCTGAATATCGTTCTCGAGGCTTAGAAGTGATTAAAGGTTTTAAGTCGGATAGAAAGAAACGTCAGACGGTAGATGAAACGAGCAAGTCTCGTCCAATCACTCTTTACGAAATTAGAAGGAGATAAGTTTTCTTCTGAACAAATTGCTCTATTTATACGCATTTGCTTTACACCCCTATATACCAAGAATACTATCAAAGATACTAACTGCTATATGGCAACAAAGACGAGAGTGCAACAAACTATCTTAATAGGATTAATAACTCTGGAATTACATTTACATATTTCTTTTCCAAAATAAAATAGTATTTTTTTATTTGAAGTTGGAGTTCATAATTTCTATGAATTATTTTTTTAGTTTAAAGATAAACGTATTTAAAATTTGTTTTCTTCTTTTCTTTCTTACTACTACCATTGTATCGCAAGAGGCTACTCCTCGAAAACCGAAAGACAATACTCTCGTGCCAGAAGAAAGCAAATCATCGAAAACAATGGAGACTACTTCAACAAAAGATTCTAAGCCTATTGCGGATAATGAAGTGTTAAACCCAAAGGACAAAGAGCAAGAAGTAAAAATTGATCCCAATAAACTTAATATGAAGTTGCCGATTGATTTTGGTGTCTTTGTAGATGGTTATTATAATATGAATATGAATCGACCAAGTGCGACTGCACAGAATTACACAACACAGGCGATTCAAAACAATACGTTTGCCATTAACCTCGCACATATTGAAGGAAAGTTAGATGCGGAACGATTTAGAGCGAGACTTGCCTTGCAAACAGGAACTTCTGTAAATGCAAATTATAGCAATGAAAAGAATCAACCGTATTCTAACCAAAACTCAGTCAGAAATATTCAGGAGGCTTATGTAGGAATTAAACTTGGAAAAAGAACTTGGTTAGATGGTGGGATTTATATGGGAAATATTGGGTTTGAAGCATGGGTCTCATCATATAACTGGGTGTATACCCGCGCAATCGTTCTCGATAACGTGCCTTATTATTCAACTGGAATTCGTCTATCGCATGACGTTACTGATAAGCTTTCTGTTCAGCTTCATATCATGAATGGTTGGCAGAACATAACAGATAACAACAAGGACAAAGCTTTGGGAATGCAAGTGGCATATAAGATTACAGAGAAGATGAAATTTACCTATAATAATTTTATAGGGAATGAAGAGAATGCTCCATCAAAGACAGACGCTATCGGGCAAACTATCAATATGTATTCCAAAGATATAAAAAATCCTACTGATCCTTTTAAAGATTACACTCCTTATACAAGAAAGACTCGTTACTACCAAAACTTTATTTATCATTTTGATGTGACCGATCGATTTTCTATTGCGGCTTCCTTTGATATAGGATTTCAACTGAGTGGAATTTCAAAAGTATACAATCCATTTATTTCACCGGAGGTTAATACAACTTATCCGTATTATAATCAGCGTTCTGGTGCATACAAACATTGGTATGATGGAACTCTTTGGGTTGTGTATAAATTATTCAATGAATGGAGAATTGCAGGAAGATTAGAACGGTATGTAGATAAGGAAGGAGCTAACGTTCCTGTTGTGAAACAAAGTAGTGTCTTTGCGACTAACGGTTATCATCCCGGAAAGAAACCAAATGGATTTCAAGTAAGTGCGATTTCGCTCAATCTAGATTATATTCCGAATGAATATGCTATGCTACGATTTGAATTAAAATACAGGCGGTCAATGGATCCTATCTTCGATTATGCGGATAGTTCCGATTTGTCCCGCCATGAAAAAATGTTCATCTCAGCGATGACATTTAAGTATTAAACTAAACTTTCAGTGTCGAATGGTTTTACGAGTGGGCGTGATAAATACATAGAAGAATCAAGTAATTCTTGCATATCAACACGAAGACGAGCCATCATAGTATCTATCGCAGCGCGCTTTTTCGTTTTGTATTCGCCGTAGTATTCAGAAAGATGAAATGGTTTCTTGAAAGTGATATAAGCTTTGCGCGGCAAATGAGCAGCTTCCCCACCGAGAGCACGCGGAATTTTTCCAAAGATATAAGACTCATAACGAGCAAGCCATTCATAGAAACGCTCAGGAGTTGGATTAGACGCGAGATAATCACCCTTAATCACGATAAAGTCAAACGCTTTAACGCATTCTCTTTTGAACCATTCAACTTCTTGTGGAGTAAGTTTTGGTAGAGTTTCATCTGGATATTTAATCATAACCATTTCCATCACAGCAAATAGGTGGCGTAGTTTATGAATTGCATCATCGTCTCTCTTGTAACCTTTGATTTGGAATCTATCAGCGCAATTGTCTAAGATCGCGTGACGAATACGACCAACGCGATAGTCAAAGTCGTGTTTGTCGCCGTCTTTGATAGAATATTCTTTTTCAGCTTCTTCCATCATGTAGCGGCCAATGGTGAGAAACCTACGTAGAATATTTTTACGACCTGGATCAATGCTATAATGTTTTTCGATTTTCTTTACAGAGTCTTCTAGATCAGATCTAATTTCTTTTTCAGTAGCATCTACAATGTATTTCATAAATCCAGGTAATACCGTTACATCTGCGTTTGGATCTAATTTCTTTGCATCTTCGTATCCCCAGAATCCGAGTTGAGCAAGACCTGGTTGGAATGGCATTAGATTGTCATTTTCCCCACTGGTTGGTTCTCCTTCAGGGAATAATACTAATTTGCCTTCACGAGCGGCTAATGCACTTCTTGCCGCTTTTAGAGATTCTCTATCTGGAATACCAGCGATTACAGAAAAAGCTCCAATTCCAGAAATGACTTTTCCGACCATTCCACCATTCCATTCGAAAACTTGTCTCGAAGCCATAAACTTGAACCTTGTTCCCATCAAGTTAGCAATATGATATGCGATAGGCGGTTCAGCGGTTGTTGGGTGGTTTGTGAAAAAAAGTAATCTATC
This Leptospiraceae bacterium DNA region includes the following protein-coding sequences:
- a CDS encoding porin — translated: MNYFFSLKINVFKICFLLFFLTTTIVSQEATPRKPKDNTLVPEESKSSKTMETTSTKDSKPIADNEVLNPKDKEQEVKIDPNKLNMKLPIDFGVFVDGYYNMNMNRPSATAQNYTTQAIQNNTFAINLAHIEGKLDAERFRARLALQTGTSVNANYSNEKNQPYSNQNSVRNIQEAYVGIKLGKRTWLDGGIYMGNIGFEAWVSSYNWVYTRAIVLDNVPYYSTGIRLSHDVTDKLSVQLHIMNGWQNITDNNKDKALGMQVAYKITEKMKFTYNNFIGNEENAPSKTDAIGQTINMYSKDIKNPTDPFKDYTPYTRKTRYYQNFIYHFDVTDRFSIAASFDIGFQLSGISKVYNPFISPEVNTTYPYYNQRSGAYKHWYDGTLWVVYKLFNEWRIAGRLERYVDKEGANVPVVKQSSVFATNGYHPGKKPNGFQVSAISLNLDYIPNEYAMLRFELKYRRSMDPIFDYADSSDLSRHEKMFISAMTFKY
- a CDS encoding 1-acyl-sn-glycerol-3-phosphate acyltransferase, which produces MEPFIPAGFNLALNWTADLLFPVLLRAVQNINEVVITDEDKAMLRNLKKDRLLFFTNHPTTAEPPIAYHIANLMGTRFKFMASRQVFEWNGGMVGKVISGIGAFSVIAGIPDRESLKAARSALAAREGKLVLFPEGEPTSGENDNLMPFQPGLAQLGFWGYEDAKKLDPNADVTVLPGFMKYIVDATEKEIRSDLEDSVKKIEKHYSIDPGRKNILRRFLTIGRYMMEEAEKEYSIKDGDKHDFDYRVGRIRHAILDNCADRFQIKGYKRDDDAIHKLRHLFAVMEMVMIKYPDETLPKLTPQEVEWFKRECVKAFDFIVIKGDYLASNPTPERFYEWLARYESYIFGKIPRALGGEAAHLPRKAYITFKKPFHLSEYYGEYKTKKRAAIDTMMARLRVDMQELLDSSMYLSRPLVKPFDTESLV